A genomic segment from Polyangium mundeleinium encodes:
- a CDS encoding type VI secretion system Vgr family protein has protein sequence MELAFAELVVTGTEVRRVLSLRGQEAVSTLFRYEVEVEVELPLPDVDVVIGAEATLTLRDQAHKERVVTGVVAEASARALDNERGRATIVLRPMMWRQSLGRDCYASQDVRVQDVVDDVLADYTGKYRWALTRSYPRYPYRAQYREDDWTYVSRLLEEEGIYYWFDHEAGSITVFSDNSTAAPEMPGGALLPWVRESALQPKQDAVTQLGSMSSASTGRFEAKSYDLKRPLVPIKAKAGAGRHEVYDAPGGGTGMEAILEVRVRDQRDAAVAARAGVMGLSTSVRPFPGVTLEIDGHPVAKMNGRYLVTRVEVDGDEHQPCDTRFWAIRAEVAFRPQRVTPEAKQAGLQLGQVIGPDGQEVHPDELARVRTILHWDRLGPRNEKGGTWMRVAQRAAPGSMLFPRMGWNVATFNEEGGVDAPSVIWRIHDGERLPEYKLPGNMTRVVWKTATVPADGTANEIYFEDRMAAEEMFINASRDMNYIVLDSRWESVQNDSTRTVAVNHDLTIHASQEERVIGDQRITIGGNETLTVSGLRIKTVSANETETVGGSRTIRVGDAHRTSVKGDRTLSVGGSLIEITPNNINRTSRDMVTVVGGSVVKVASEDVSEVARKDSVQVIGGSKIEVAKKDHSLDVNTAWTEEVGGSIVCVSNEKYLDNADTTARWNVTSAVVGSAPVVHIEAVETIRFTCGSSVLTMTTDAITITTPSLDLSGATFDADSGMIEHN, from the coding sequence ATGGAACTTGCATTCGCCGAGCTCGTCGTCACGGGGACCGAGGTGCGCCGCGTGCTCTCGCTCCGCGGGCAGGAGGCGGTCTCGACCCTGTTCCGGTACGAGGTCGAGGTCGAAGTGGAGCTGCCGCTGCCCGACGTCGACGTGGTGATCGGCGCGGAAGCGACGTTGACCCTGCGGGATCAGGCGCACAAGGAGCGCGTGGTCACGGGCGTGGTGGCCGAGGCGAGCGCACGGGCGCTCGACAACGAGCGCGGGCGAGCGACGATCGTCCTCCGGCCGATGATGTGGCGACAGTCGCTCGGCCGTGACTGCTACGCGTCGCAGGATGTCCGCGTGCAGGACGTCGTCGACGACGTGCTCGCCGACTACACGGGGAAATACCGCTGGGCGCTCACGCGCAGCTACCCGCGTTACCCCTACCGCGCGCAGTACCGCGAGGACGACTGGACCTACGTGAGCCGCCTCCTCGAGGAGGAGGGGATTTACTACTGGTTCGATCACGAGGCGGGCTCGATCACCGTCTTCTCGGACAACTCCACGGCCGCGCCGGAGATGCCGGGCGGCGCGCTCCTGCCGTGGGTGCGCGAGAGCGCGCTGCAGCCGAAGCAAGACGCGGTGACGCAGCTCGGATCGATGAGCTCCGCGTCGACGGGTCGATTCGAGGCGAAGTCGTACGACCTCAAACGGCCACTCGTGCCGATCAAGGCGAAGGCCGGCGCGGGCCGACACGAGGTGTACGACGCGCCGGGCGGCGGCACGGGGATGGAGGCGATCCTCGAGGTGCGGGTGCGCGATCAGCGCGACGCGGCCGTGGCGGCGCGGGCGGGCGTGATGGGGTTGTCGACGAGCGTGCGCCCCTTCCCCGGCGTCACGCTCGAGATCGACGGGCACCCGGTCGCCAAGATGAACGGGCGTTACCTCGTGACGCGCGTCGAGGTCGACGGGGACGAGCATCAGCCGTGCGACACGCGCTTCTGGGCGATCCGGGCCGAGGTCGCGTTCCGGCCGCAGCGGGTGACGCCAGAGGCGAAGCAGGCGGGGCTCCAGCTCGGGCAGGTGATCGGGCCCGACGGGCAGGAGGTGCATCCGGACGAGCTCGCGCGGGTGCGGACGATCCTGCACTGGGACCGGCTCGGCCCGCGCAACGAGAAGGGCGGCACGTGGATGCGCGTGGCGCAGCGCGCGGCCCCTGGATCGATGCTCTTCCCGCGCATGGGCTGGAACGTCGCGACCTTCAACGAGGAGGGCGGCGTCGACGCGCCGAGCGTGATCTGGCGCATCCACGACGGCGAGCGCCTGCCCGAGTACAAGCTGCCCGGGAACATGACGCGCGTCGTGTGGAAGACGGCGACGGTGCCCGCGGACGGGACGGCAAACGAGATCTACTTCGAGGACCGGATGGCCGCCGAGGAGATGTTCATCAACGCCTCGCGCGACATGAACTACATCGTCCTCGATTCGCGCTGGGAGAGTGTCCAGAACGACTCCACGCGCACGGTCGCGGTGAACCACGACCTGACGATCCACGCTTCGCAAGAGGAGCGCGTGATCGGCGATCAGCGGATCACGATCGGCGGCAACGAGACGCTGACGGTCTCGGGTCTGCGCATCAAGACGGTCTCGGCCAACGAGACGGAGACGGTGGGCGGCTCGCGGACGATCCGCGTGGGCGACGCGCACCGCACGTCCGTGAAGGGAGATCGCACGCTCTCCGTCGGCGGATCGCTCATCGAGATCACGCCGAACAACATCAACCGGACGTCGCGCGACATGGTGACGGTCGTCGGCGGCAGCGTCGTCAAGGTCGCGAGCGAGGACGTCTCCGAGGTCGCGCGCAAGGACTCGGTGCAGGTCATCGGCGGCTCGAAGATCGAGGTGGCGAAGAAGGACCACTCTCTCGACGTGAACACGGCGTGGACCGAGGAGGTCGGGGGCTCGATCGTCTGCGTGTCGAACGAGAAGTACCTCGACAACGCCGACACGACGGCGAGGTGGAACGTCACGTCGGCGGTCGTCGGCAGCGCGCCCGTCGTGCACATCGAGGCGGTCGAGACCATCCGCTTCACGTGCGGATCGAGCGTGCTCACGATGACCACGGACGCGATCACGATCACGACCCCGAGCCTCGATTTGTCCGGCGCGACGTTCGACGCCGACAGCGGGATGATCGAGCACAACTGA
- a CDS encoding type VI secretion system Vgr family protein: MVTQIKRAATRKGNAGTGKVTLVLEPRLATTRHRVDIRIFRDKSAPEIVAEVIGAHGVTVEPRLVGSYVKRPYCVQMRESDFDFAARLLEDEGIFYVVDDEGRMVLGDFTSAYVEGAGTLAFHHDAGMHENRDAVFEVGWAGRATPGKVSLRDFNPERPRLDMDVSAKGPTAWGPEWYDYPGEYELPAQGQAKANLRAAALACAKRRLAGRSTAGRMATGTIFSLIDAPSGVTDGEYVLTKIAHAWDRTASSFSVAFEALPADMVYRPLCETYVPTLPNPLTGFVTGPAGADIHTDPWGRVKVHFPWDRLQPKDDTCSHWIPVLQDNTGRSSAMPRTGWEVLCQFLEGDPDRPVILGRVFNAADPFLEELPIRKMRTSLHSLTSPRSTDKPSGYNMIRFDDLAGAQEIHVHAQKDQNIVVANNQDEKVGNVEQRTVKGNEAIRIGANETINVTDDSASKVDGNQTVNIGGNRTATISASQTDTVHKDHTITIGGSHLRDTHTDDNVAVEQNMTELIAGHVFEQSGHTNAVTGGTTSTLVVGGSIVEIGKLNKAENTEKLRNESVGGLAFSKADEKHTSRAEESRTTTVTGNYAVVSLKELLLAGLEQLRIESTSTTLNAPEITLKVGETEIHLKNGRIDMKAPSEITIDTQQANNLASTTSSQN, encoded by the coding sequence GTGGTGACCCAGATCAAGCGCGCCGCGACGCGCAAGGGCAACGCGGGCACGGGCAAGGTGACGCTCGTGCTCGAGCCGCGCCTCGCGACCACGAGGCACCGCGTCGACATCCGGATCTTCCGCGACAAATCCGCGCCCGAGATCGTGGCCGAGGTGATCGGCGCGCACGGCGTGACCGTGGAGCCGCGGCTCGTGGGGTCGTACGTGAAGCGCCCGTACTGCGTGCAGATGCGCGAGTCGGACTTCGATTTCGCGGCGCGGCTGCTCGAGGACGAGGGGATCTTCTACGTGGTCGACGACGAGGGCCGCATGGTCCTCGGCGACTTCACGAGCGCGTACGTCGAGGGAGCGGGGACGCTCGCGTTCCACCACGACGCGGGGATGCACGAGAACCGCGACGCGGTCTTCGAGGTCGGCTGGGCGGGCCGCGCGACGCCGGGCAAGGTCTCGCTGCGCGACTTCAACCCGGAGCGACCGCGCCTCGACATGGACGTCTCGGCCAAGGGCCCGACCGCGTGGGGGCCCGAATGGTACGACTATCCGGGCGAGTACGAGCTGCCCGCGCAGGGCCAGGCCAAGGCGAACCTCCGGGCCGCGGCGCTCGCCTGCGCCAAACGCCGCCTCGCAGGCCGATCGACGGCGGGGCGCATGGCGACGGGCACGATCTTCTCGCTCATCGATGCGCCCTCGGGGGTCACGGACGGCGAGTACGTGCTCACGAAGATCGCGCACGCGTGGGATCGGACCGCGTCTTCGTTCTCGGTCGCGTTCGAGGCGCTGCCTGCGGACATGGTGTATCGCCCGCTCTGCGAGACGTACGTGCCGACCTTGCCGAACCCGCTCACGGGCTTCGTGACGGGCCCCGCGGGCGCAGACATCCACACGGATCCGTGGGGCCGCGTGAAGGTGCATTTCCCGTGGGATCGGCTCCAGCCGAAGGACGACACCTGCTCGCACTGGATCCCGGTCTTGCAGGACAACACGGGCCGCTCGTCGGCGATGCCGCGCACCGGCTGGGAGGTGCTCTGCCAGTTCCTGGAGGGTGATCCGGACCGGCCCGTCATCCTCGGCCGTGTCTTCAACGCGGCGGATCCCTTCCTCGAGGAGCTGCCGATCCGCAAGATGCGCACGTCGCTCCACTCGCTGACCTCGCCGCGCTCGACGGACAAACCCTCGGGCTACAACATGATCCGCTTCGACGATCTGGCGGGCGCGCAGGAGATCCACGTCCACGCGCAGAAGGATCAGAACATCGTCGTCGCGAACAACCAGGACGAGAAGGTCGGCAACGTCGAGCAGCGGACCGTCAAGGGCAACGAGGCGATCCGGATCGGCGCGAACGAGACCATCAACGTCACGGACGACAGCGCGTCGAAGGTCGACGGCAACCAGACCGTGAACATCGGCGGCAACCGCACCGCGACCATCTCGGCCTCGCAGACGGACACGGTCCACAAGGACCACACGATCACGATCGGCGGCTCACACCTGCGCGACACGCACACGGACGACAACGTCGCGGTCGAGCAGAACATGACGGAGCTCATCGCCGGGCACGTCTTCGAGCAGTCCGGCCACACCAACGCGGTCACGGGCGGCACGACGTCGACGCTCGTCGTGGGCGGCTCGATCGTCGAGATCGGCAAGCTCAACAAGGCCGAGAACACGGAGAAGCTCCGCAACGAGTCCGTGGGTGGCCTCGCCTTCAGCAAGGCCGACGAGAAGCACACGTCGCGCGCCGAGGAGTCGCGCACGACGACCGTGACGGGCAACTACGCCGTCGTGTCGTTGAAGGAGCTGCTCCTCGCGGGCCTCGAACAGCTCCGCATCGAGTCGACGAGCACGACCCTCAACGCGCCCGAGATCACGCTCAAGGTCGGCGAGACCGAGATTCACCTGAAGAACGGCAGGATCGACATGAAGGCGCCGAGCGAGATCACGATCGACACGCAGCAGGCGAACAACCTCGCGTCGACGACGTCGTCGCAGAACTGA
- a CDS encoding PAAR-like domain-containing protein, protein MGEAITPSDPAHGDSGGGVVSGTYREEARATSGSPDVRAEGLPPARTDDPTTQNHSNTTGKILQDVPPELLTDNPEEFFKRCSYDTSQIKGGDEEAPFVGNMPQIDIKRGAEIKVVAKRKNAKVPDAPPDCVQPPHMKWLLSRSGGLTALGAAVPEKTGEMTGDEITLGEDWNPPYGGPIEFSGEATQNESDATRRRRINDKNNYAQQNAAARGSSRVENQDGRRAYQQIQYDKRLEESALNNLRTLAEFLWAWRAYQNPVRVLITGSACSGGVSYEVHCYPEGEFTFEMPLEPIIRVGRWINRSLETVQQFARLGRVETEGSIIAPGDDFKVELQFKWEPGEDADLYQMVRTAEVSVSGLLFELKFEASCPLTNFLAIVPFVGGVAASAVGWIIQRMGAEASIGFGVEVSVSAAAYISFNWTKARGWKWDTAGVKLPVEVKIYAFIRVQVRDWLQIEGRIQVQAEWALLLEASDAGLALKSDDGELKAGLTGLIKIDVWFYSYEQTGEWWPDCLKTEFKKTDLATLISN, encoded by the coding sequence GTGGGCGAGGCGATCACGCCGAGCGATCCTGCGCATGGGGACTCGGGCGGCGGCGTCGTGAGCGGCACGTACCGCGAGGAGGCGCGGGCGACGAGCGGCTCGCCGGACGTCCGCGCCGAGGGCCTGCCACCCGCGCGGACCGATGATCCCACGACGCAGAACCATTCGAACACGACGGGCAAGATCCTGCAGGACGTGCCGCCGGAGCTGCTCACGGACAACCCCGAGGAGTTCTTCAAGCGCTGCTCCTACGACACGTCGCAGATCAAAGGCGGTGACGAAGAGGCCCCGTTCGTCGGCAACATGCCGCAGATCGACATCAAGCGCGGCGCCGAGATCAAGGTCGTGGCGAAGCGGAAAAACGCGAAGGTGCCCGACGCGCCGCCGGACTGCGTCCAGCCGCCGCACATGAAGTGGCTGCTCAGCCGATCGGGCGGTCTGACGGCGCTCGGCGCCGCGGTCCCGGAAAAAACGGGCGAGATGACGGGCGACGAGATCACGCTCGGCGAGGACTGGAACCCGCCCTATGGCGGCCCGATCGAGTTCTCCGGCGAGGCCACGCAGAACGAATCCGACGCGACGAGGCGCCGGCGCATCAACGACAAGAACAACTACGCGCAGCAGAACGCGGCGGCGCGTGGCTCGTCGCGCGTCGAGAACCAGGACGGGCGGCGGGCGTACCAGCAGATCCAGTACGACAAACGGCTGGAAGAATCGGCGCTGAACAACCTGCGCACGCTGGCCGAGTTCCTCTGGGCCTGGCGCGCGTACCAGAACCCGGTCCGGGTCCTGATCACCGGCAGCGCGTGCAGCGGCGGGGTCAGCTACGAGGTGCACTGCTATCCCGAGGGGGAGTTCACCTTCGAGATGCCGCTCGAGCCCATCATCCGCGTGGGCCGATGGATCAACCGCAGCCTCGAGACCGTCCAGCAGTTCGCGCGGCTCGGCCGGGTCGAGACCGAGGGCAGCATCATTGCCCCCGGCGACGACTTCAAGGTCGAGCTCCAGTTCAAGTGGGAGCCGGGCGAGGACGCGGACCTCTACCAGATGGTCCGCACCGCGGAGGTCAGCGTCAGCGGCCTCCTGTTCGAGCTGAAATTCGAGGCGAGCTGCCCGCTCACGAACTTCCTCGCCATCGTCCCGTTCGTCGGTGGCGTCGCCGCGAGCGCGGTCGGCTGGATCATCCAGCGCATGGGCGCCGAGGCGAGCATCGGGTTCGGCGTCGAGGTGAGCGTCTCCGCGGCGGCGTACATCTCGTTCAACTGGACGAAGGCGCGGGGCTGGAAGTGGGACACGGCGGGGGTGAAGCTGCCGGTCGAGGTCAAGATCTACGCCTTCATCCGCGTCCAGGTGCGTGACTGGCTGCAGATCGAGGGCCGGATCCAGGTCCAGGCGGAATGGGCGCTGCTCCTCGAAGCGAGCGACGCCGGCCTCGCGCTCAAATCGGACGACGGTGAGCTCAAGGCAGGGCTGACGGGCCTCATCAAGATCGACGTCTGGTTCTACAGCTACGAGCAGACCGGCGAGTGGTGGCCCGATTGCCTCAAGACTGAGTTCAAGAAGACCGACCTCGCAACCCTCATCAGCAACTGA